The following are encoded together in the Tripterygium wilfordii isolate XIE 37 chromosome 3, ASM1340144v1, whole genome shotgun sequence genome:
- the LOC119988045 gene encoding E3 ubiquitin protein ligase RIE1-like isoform X3, with protein MEVRRGSSRCSYSLLRHPTITSTLFLPLSRLITPRSDDDHEFCGENVGNDHHYSRPIVVLDVIWNLAFVAVSVLVLLSSIKERPSTPLRVWVCGYAFQCLLHLGFVYFEFRSRNDRCDDRACLGELSPSQRQSSIVKWLESLNTVISSVWWVIGCYWIVTGGQPLLQDSPRLYWTLAKYRYRQADQFRKLDIDEKQEALGARLELGDDSSSNELALHPDDSKCCICLSLYIDGAELYSLPCNHHFHCGCISKWLRINAICPLCKLNIRRGDTLV; from the exons atggAAGTACGACGAGGAAGTAGCAGATGCAGTTATTCGCTACTCCGTCACCCCACCATTACTTCCACGCTCTTCCTCCCTCTCAGCCGTCTGATCACTCCTCGATCGGACGACGATCACGAATTCTGCGGTGAAAATGTCGGTAATGATCACCACTACTCGAGGCCGATCGTAGTGCTTGACGTAATATGGAACCTCGCGTTTGTGGCGGTATCCGTGTTGGTGCTCCTGTCGTCTATCAAAGAGAGACCCTCTACTCCGTTGAGGGTCTGGGTCTGTGGGTATGCTTTTCAGTGCTTATTGCATCTGGGGTTCGTGTACTTTGAATTTCGGAGTCGGAATGATCGCTGTGATGACCGTGCTTGTTTGGGGGAACTGTCGCCTTCGCAGCGTCAAAGCAG CATTGTGAAATGGTTGGAGTCACTTAACACTGTGATATCATCCGTCTGGTGGGTCATTGGATGTTATTGGATAGTAACGGGTGGCCAACCGCTTCTACAAGATTCTCCCCGTCTCTACTG GACTCTAGCAAAGTATAGATACCGGCAAGCTGATCAATTTAGGAAATTGGACATTGATGAGAAGCAAGAAGCTTTGGGGGCAAGGTTGGAGTTGGGCGATGATAGTTCTTCTAATGAACTTGCTCTTCATCCAGATGATTCT AAGTGCTGCATTTGCCTCTCCCTATACATAGATGGAGCAGAGCTGTATTCTCTTCCCTGCAACCACCATTTCCATTGTGGATGCATCAGCAAATGGCTTCGGATAAATGCAATTTGCCCTCTCTGCAAACTCAATATTCGCAGGGGTGACACACTGGTTTGA
- the LOC119988045 gene encoding E3 ubiquitin-protein ligase At1g63170-like isoform X2, protein MEVRRGSSRCSYSLLRHPTITSTLFLPLSRLITPRSDDDHEFCGENVGNDHHYSRPIVVLDVIWNLAFVAVSVLVLLSSIKERPSTPLRVWVCGYAFQCLLHLGFVYFEFRSRNDRCDDRACLGELSPSQRQSSIVKWLESLNTVISSVWWVIGCYWIVTGGQPLLQDSPRLYWLTVVFLAFDVFFIIFCIGMALAVFFAIFCCIPLVAIAYAVATRQGASDADIRTLAKYRYRQADQFRKLDIDEKQEALGARLELGDDSSSNELALHPDDSCCICLSLYIDGAELYSLPCNHHFHCGCISKWLRINAICPLCKLNIRRGDTLV, encoded by the exons atggAAGTACGACGAGGAAGTAGCAGATGCAGTTATTCGCTACTCCGTCACCCCACCATTACTTCCACGCTCTTCCTCCCTCTCAGCCGTCTGATCACTCCTCGATCGGACGACGATCACGAATTCTGCGGTGAAAATGTCGGTAATGATCACCACTACTCGAGGCCGATCGTAGTGCTTGACGTAATATGGAACCTCGCGTTTGTGGCGGTATCCGTGTTGGTGCTCCTGTCGTCTATCAAAGAGAGACCCTCTACTCCGTTGAGGGTCTGGGTCTGTGGGTATGCTTTTCAGTGCTTATTGCATCTGGGGTTCGTGTACTTTGAATTTCGGAGTCGGAATGATCGCTGTGATGACCGTGCTTGTTTGGGGGAACTGTCGCCTTCGCAGCGTCAAAGCAG CATTGTGAAATGGTTGGAGTCACTTAACACTGTGATATCATCCGTCTGGTGGGTCATTGGATGTTATTGGATAGTAACGGGTGGCCAACCGCTTCTACAAGATTCTCCCCGTCTCTACTG GTTAACAGTGGTATTTCTAGCCTTTGACGTGTTCTTTATAATCTTTTGCATTGGAATGGCATTAGCTGTTTTCTTTGCCATCTTTTGCTGCATTCCGCTTGTAGCTATTGCCTATGCTGTAGCAACTCGACAAGGTGCTTCTGATGCTGATATCAGGACTCTAGCAAAGTATAGATACCGGCAAGCTGATCAATTTAGGAAATTGGACATTGATGAGAAGCAAGAAGCTTTGGGGGCAAGGTTGGAGTTGGGCGATGATAGTTCTTCTAATGAACTTGCTCTTCATCCAGATGATTCT TGCTGCATTTGCCTCTCCCTATACATAGATGGAGCAGAGCTGTATTCTCTTCCCTGCAACCACCATTTCCATTGTGGATGCATCAGCAAATGGCTTCGGATAAATGCAATTTGCCCTCTCTGCAAACTCAATATTCGCAGGGGTGACACACTGGTTTGA
- the LOC119988045 gene encoding E3 ubiquitin-protein ligase At1g63170-like isoform X1, translated as MEVRRGSSRCSYSLLRHPTITSTLFLPLSRLITPRSDDDHEFCGENVGNDHHYSRPIVVLDVIWNLAFVAVSVLVLLSSIKERPSTPLRVWVCGYAFQCLLHLGFVYFEFRSRNDRCDDRACLGELSPSQRQSSIVKWLESLNTVISSVWWVIGCYWIVTGGQPLLQDSPRLYWLTVVFLAFDVFFIIFCIGMALAVFFAIFCCIPLVAIAYAVATRQGASDADIRTLAKYRYRQADQFRKLDIDEKQEALGARLELGDDSSSNELALHPDDSKCCICLSLYIDGAELYSLPCNHHFHCGCISKWLRINAICPLCKLNIRRGDTLV; from the exons atggAAGTACGACGAGGAAGTAGCAGATGCAGTTATTCGCTACTCCGTCACCCCACCATTACTTCCACGCTCTTCCTCCCTCTCAGCCGTCTGATCACTCCTCGATCGGACGACGATCACGAATTCTGCGGTGAAAATGTCGGTAATGATCACCACTACTCGAGGCCGATCGTAGTGCTTGACGTAATATGGAACCTCGCGTTTGTGGCGGTATCCGTGTTGGTGCTCCTGTCGTCTATCAAAGAGAGACCCTCTACTCCGTTGAGGGTCTGGGTCTGTGGGTATGCTTTTCAGTGCTTATTGCATCTGGGGTTCGTGTACTTTGAATTTCGGAGTCGGAATGATCGCTGTGATGACCGTGCTTGTTTGGGGGAACTGTCGCCTTCGCAGCGTCAAAGCAG CATTGTGAAATGGTTGGAGTCACTTAACACTGTGATATCATCCGTCTGGTGGGTCATTGGATGTTATTGGATAGTAACGGGTGGCCAACCGCTTCTACAAGATTCTCCCCGTCTCTACTG GTTAACAGTGGTATTTCTAGCCTTTGACGTGTTCTTTATAATCTTTTGCATTGGAATGGCATTAGCTGTTTTCTTTGCCATCTTTTGCTGCATTCCGCTTGTAGCTATTGCCTATGCTGTAGCAACTCGACAAGGTGCTTCTGATGCTGATATCAGGACTCTAGCAAAGTATAGATACCGGCAAGCTGATCAATTTAGGAAATTGGACATTGATGAGAAGCAAGAAGCTTTGGGGGCAAGGTTGGAGTTGGGCGATGATAGTTCTTCTAATGAACTTGCTCTTCATCCAGATGATTCT AAGTGCTGCATTTGCCTCTCCCTATACATAGATGGAGCAGAGCTGTATTCTCTTCCCTGCAACCACCATTTCCATTGTGGATGCATCAGCAAATGGCTTCGGATAAATGCAATTTGCCCTCTCTGCAAACTCAATATTCGCAGGGGTGACACACTGGTTTGA